The following are encoded in a window of Panicum virgatum strain AP13 chromosome 5N, P.virgatum_v5, whole genome shotgun sequence genomic DNA:
- the LOC120673150 gene encoding farnesyl pyrophosphate synthase-like — protein sequence MVDYNVLGGKCNRGLSVVDSYKILKGVDVLSHEDAFLACTLGWCIEWLQGYLLVHDDIMDNSQTRRGKPCWFRVPQEVFRAVSTRVRGTTN from the exons ATGGTGGATTATAATGTGCTCGGGGGAAAGTGTAACCGCGGGCTCTCTGTCGTCGACAGCTACAAGATCTTGAAGGGTGTCGATGTTCTGAGCCACGAGGATGCATTTCTTGCTTGCACCCTTGGTTGGTGCATCGAATGG CTTCAAGGTTATCTCCTGGTGCATGATGATATCATGGACAACTCCCAGACACGACGTGGAAAGCCTTGCTGGTTCAGGGTGCCTCAG GAGGTGTTCCGTGCCGTGAGTACGAGAGTGAGAGGTACAACAAACTGA
- the LOC120676313 gene encoding uncharacterized protein LOC120676313 isoform X2: MRPPSSSSSSSAAGGGGGRVSAFTMRAVARMSRARWFIFLRRVYQYQNGPRSDLGSNPFNSPGWLALELGIIVAQMVLTAAVVATSPSERPAWPLRLWVAAYNVGNVLSLPLLYWRRRHSSAAAAAGRGDALSDDLEMRGASDPLRTAASAWRRTGRRRRCGSCRARTCSTSSAWTGGSGSSPLALSASKSSSDPSMPTRLLHGRRIFFPDRARRSAQRGLHPKTGRGDWPDAPPACTATAGRRGGDACVVPLAGGFRRTCTDLRC, translated from the exons ATGCGGCCGCCTTCCtcttcgtcctcctcgtcggcggcgggcggcggcggcggccgggtgtCCGCGTTCACGATGCGCGCGGTGGCGCGCATGTCGAGGGCGCGGTGGTTCATCTTCCTCCGCCGGGTGTACCAGTACCAGAACGGGCCCAGGTCCGACCTGGGCTCCAACCCCTTCAACTCGCCGGGCTGGCTCGCGCTCGAGCTCGGCATCATCGTCGCGCAGATGGTCCtgaccgccgccgtcgtcgccacctCCCCCAGCGAGCGCCCCGCGTGGCCGCTCCGCCTCTGGGTCGCCGCGTACAACGTCGGCAACGTGCTCAGCCTCCCGCTCCTCTattggcgccgccgccattcctccgccgccgccgccgccgggcgcggcgACGCGCTGTCGGACGACCTCGAGATGCGCGGCGCCAGCGATCCTCTAAG GACTGCTGCATCTGCCTGGCGCCGTACAGGGAGAAGGAGGAGGTGCGGGAGCTGCCGTGCACGCACATGTTCCACCTCAAGTGCGTGGACAGGTGGCTCAGGATCATCTCCTCTTGCCCTCTCTGCAAGCAAGAGCTCAAGTGATCCATCGATGCCTACCCGACTCCTACACGGACGACGCATATTCTTCCCTGACCGCGCCCGCCGATCAGCGCAGCGGGGCTTGCACCCTAAGACAGGCAGGGGGGATTGGCCGGACGCGCCACCCGCATGTACTGCGACCGCcggccgacgcggcggcgatgCGTGCGTCGTACCTCTCGCGGGGGGATTCCGACGGACCTGTACTGACCTTAGATGCTGA
- the LOC120676313 gene encoding E3 ubiquitin-protein ligase At4g11680-like isoform X1, whose translation MRPPSSSSSSSAAGGGGGRVSAFTMRAVARMSRARWFIFLRRVYQYQNGPRSDLGSNPFNSPGWLALELGIIVAQMVLTAAVVATSPSERPAWPLRLWVAAYNVGNVLSLPLLYWRRRHSSAAAAAGRGDALSDDLEMRGASDPLRSSSFLMNKARAFLELFFAMWFVMGNVWVFDARLGSLHRAPRLYALCIGLLAWNAVVYSLPFLLFLLLCCFVPMVGYALGYNMNSASAGRGASDEQLAALPRWRFKEPPDVPRDRDHDDQDCCICLAPYREKEEVRELPCTHMFHLKCVDRWLRIISSCPLCKQELK comes from the exons ATGCGGCCGCCTTCCtcttcgtcctcctcgtcggcggcgggcggcggcggcggccgggtgtCCGCGTTCACGATGCGCGCGGTGGCGCGCATGTCGAGGGCGCGGTGGTTCATCTTCCTCCGCCGGGTGTACCAGTACCAGAACGGGCCCAGGTCCGACCTGGGCTCCAACCCCTTCAACTCGCCGGGCTGGCTCGCGCTCGAGCTCGGCATCATCGTCGCGCAGATGGTCCtgaccgccgccgtcgtcgccacctCCCCCAGCGAGCGCCCCGCGTGGCCGCTCCGCCTCTGGGTCGCCGCGTACAACGTCGGCAACGTGCTCAGCCTCCCGCTCCTCTattggcgccgccgccattcctccgccgccgccgccgccgggcgcggcgACGCGCTGTCGGACGACCTCGAGATGCGCGGCGCCAGCGATCCTCTAAG GAGCAGCTCGTTCCTGATGAACAAGGCGCGGGCGTTCCTGGAGCTCTTCTTCGCCATGTGGTTCGTGATGGGCAACGTGTGGGTGTTCGACGCGCGGCTGGGTTCGCTCCACCGCGCGCCGAGGCTGTACGCGCTCTGCATCGGCCTGCTGGCCTGGAACGCCGTCGTCTACtcgctccccttcctcctcttcctcctgctcTGCTGCTTCGTCCCCATGGTCGGCTACGCGCTCGGCTACAACATGAACTCGGCCTCCGCCGGCCGGGGCGCCTCCGACGAGCAgctcgccgcgctgccgcgGTGGCGGTTCAAGGAGCCGCCGGATGTGCCGAGAGACCGGGACCACGACGACCAA GACTGCTGCATCTGCCTGGCGCCGTACAGGGAGAAGGAGGAGGTGCGGGAGCTGCCGTGCACGCACATGTTCCACCTCAAGTGCGTGGACAGGTGGCTCAGGATCATCTCCTCTTGCCCTCTCTGCAAGCAAGAGCTCAAGTGA